One window of Salvelinus fontinalis isolate EN_2023a chromosome 19, ASM2944872v1, whole genome shotgun sequence genomic DNA carries:
- the ppp2r3b gene encoding serine/threonine-protein phosphatase 2A regulatory subunit B'' subunit beta isoform X4: MRMKELSLRQDPDLRKELALLARGCDFVLPSRFKKRLRAFHAEQGQAQVKSEAPVPTALSESIPKFYFPRGRPKANLNIDGLIAKIEKIFSQFPNERATIEDMGKVAKACECPLYWKAPLFNSAGGDRTGFVSVHKFVAMWRKMLQTCHDDVSKFVHLLAKPGCNYLEQEDFIPFLQDVVNSHTGLAFLKEASDFHSRYITTVAQRIFYNVNRSWSGRISCSELRKSSFLQNVALLEQEEDVNQLTEFFSYEHFYVIYCKFWELDTDHDLYIDQRDLARHNDQAISHKMIERIFSGTVTRDRRLRKDVRLSYADFVWFLISEEDKKTDTSIEYWFRCMDLDGDGVLSMYELEYFYEEQCVKLETMAIEPLPFEDCLCQMLDLVKPEVEGKITLRDLKQCKLSHIFYDTFFNIEKYLDHEQKDPFSVVREAETEGQEISDWEKYAAEEYDILVAEETTTDQYNDGYDNALSHISSELGLRTEERHFFEIPNPHCVLDLDEDDFE; this comes from the exons gcCCAGGTGAAGAGCGAGGCGCCTGTTCCCACGGCGCTGAGTGAAAGCATTCCAAAGTTCTACTTTCCGCGGGGGCGGCCCAAAGCCAACCTCAACATCGACGGCCTCATTGCTAAGATCGAGAAAATATTTTCCCAATTCCCCAATGAAAGGGCCACCATTGAGGACATGGGGAAGGTTGCCAAG GCATGCGAGTGTCCGCTCTACTGGAAAGCTCCATTGTTCAATTCGGCTGGAGGCGATAGGACGGGCTTCGTGTCCGTTCACAAGTTTGTGGCCATGTGGAGAAA AATGCTGCAGACCTGTCATGACGACGTGTCTAAGTTTGTACACCTCTTGGCCAAACCTGGCTGTAATTACCTGGAACAAGAGGACTTTATTCCATTCCTTCAG GATGTGGTGAACTCTCACACAGGCCTGGCCTTCCTGAAGGAGGCGTCCGACTTCCACTCACGCTACATCACCACA GTTGCCCAGAGGATATTCTACAATGTGAACAGGTCATGGTCAGGCAGGATCAGCTGCTCTGAGCTCAGGAAAAGCAGCTTTCTCCAG AACGTGGCCCTGCTAGAGCAGGAGGAGGACGTGAACCAGCTGACAGAGTTCTTCTCCTACGAACATTTCTACGTCATCTACTGCAAGTTCTGGGAGCTGGACACAGACCATGACCTATACATAGACCAGAGAGACCTGGCCCGACACAACGACCAAg CTATCTCCCACAAGATGATTGAAAGAATATTTTCTGGGACAGTTACCAG ggatAGACGTCTGCGTAAAGACGTCAGGCTGAGCTACGCTGACTTTGTCTGGTTCCTCATCTCCGAAGAAGACAAGAAGACTGACACCAG TATAGAGTACTGGTTCCGGTGTATGGACCTGGATGGGGACGGTGTGTTGTCTATGTACGAGCTGGAGTATTTCTATGAGGAGCAGTGTGTGAAGTTGGAGACCATGGCAATCGAGCCCCTGCCCTTCGAGGACTGTCTCTGTCAGATGCTCGACCTGGTCAAGCCGGAGGTCGAGG GAAAGATCACCCTACGGGACCTGAAGCAGTGTAAGTTGTCTCACATCTTCTatgacaccttcttcaacatcgAGAAATACCTGGACCACGAGCAGAAAGACCCCTTCTCTGTTGTAAGG GAGGCTGAGACAGAGGGCCAAGAGATCTCGGACTGGGAAAAATATGCAGCGGAGGAGTACGATATCCTGGTTGCCGAGGAGACTACTACAGATCAGTACAACGACGG GTATGACAATGCTCTGAGTCACATCTCCAGTGAATTGGgtctgaggacagaggagagacatttCTTTGAGATCCCCAACCCTCACTGCGTGCTGGACTTGGATGAGGACGACTTTGAATAA